In Desulfobacterales bacterium, the sequence CCTGTTTCGATCGATATCTGCGCTCAGGGGAAAAACCAGCGTAACCACCATCTCCTTATTGGTATCCAGGTCAAGCAGCCTGACTTTTGAGTTCATGGTAACCACATTTGCCGGGACTTTTTTTGAATCAACCACTATGCCCCGGGACAGTTCTTTTTCCAGTTCTTCCAGATCCAACCGGTCACGGGAATCGAAAGTCATTTCCTTTTCAAGGAGTTGTTCAAGTCGTTCCAGATCAAATTTTGTAATGTAGATCGTTCTATCGTTCATTGCTTTTCTCCTGAAATATTAGGGGATACAGCGTCTGAGTAATTGCGGATGCGCATAAATTCGATCCGGAGATATCTTCAGACAACGACCGAAGTGCCGTATTAACGAAAAGTCATTTTTGCCGCCGTTTCCAGCCTGATGGACATGTTCATACGTTGAGTGAAATAAAAGGTATAAACATAAGTAATATTTAGAACCGAAACAGATAAAATTCAAGTATAATTAGTGTTCGCTCCATAAATTCAGCGAATTTGATCCCATGTATTTTTTAAAGCAACACAATGATATAGCTTTCATTGGACTGATCAAAGCTGTGATAACGGGGAAAAATATTCACACCGCCCGCTTCGTTTGGCGGACTTGATCATAACCGCGGCCATATTCTCTTACGTGTAGTTTCGAAGTCCCGGCCGTTGCCGGCGTAGAACATTGCACGATCGGGGGAAAAGCTGCCGGGGCCATGAAGCGTTAAGAAGCGCAAACTGTTTGAGGCTTGCCGGGTTTTTGCGCTTTAGCTTCATGGCCCCGGCATCCCCCCGTATCATGCTGGAGAAGCCGGAAACGGACGGGACGGTCCTCACGACGTTATGGGCGCAGTTATTCAAGCCCGTTTGCGCTCCAGGTGAACCGATTCCGGCTTTGTATAAAAAATAAAAGAGACATGCCCTTTCGGAATTGGTATGGTTGCCGGAGGCAATGATTCCTGATGGCTTTCGCCTTCAGGGGGATACAACTCAACAGGAGATTTAACCATGGTTCCCGATATAGCGTGGCAGTGCCCTCTGCTGGCAGCAGTAGGTGTGGTGGCCGGTGTGCTGAACGTCATCGCAGGGGGTGGTTCGATGCTGACCCTTCCCCTGCTGATTTTCATGGGCCTGCCATCGGCGACCGCCAACGGTACTAACCGTGTGGCCATTTTATGCCAGAATGTCGTTGCGGTCAGAGGGTTTCGAAAACAGGGGGTTTTCCCGGCAAAACTGGCCTTTTTATGCACCGGTCCTGCCCTGGTGGGCAGTTATTTCGGGGCCCGCATGGCGGTCAATATCGATGATCAGCTGTTCAACCGGGTTCTGGCGGTCATTATGGTCGGTGTGCTGGTGCTGACCCTCGTGGATCCGGCCCGCCGCTGGCAGATCAAAGCATGCCACATGACGCCGCTGCGCACCGGGGTGCTGCTGCTTTCTTTTTTCGGGATCGGTATCTATGGCGGATGTGTCCAGGCGGGTGTGGGGTTTTTCATCATTTCAGCTCTGCTGGTACATGGCCTTGATCTGGTGCGCATCAACGCCGTAAAGGTGTTTGTCATCGTTGCCTTTAATATTGTTGCGCTGGTTGTTTTCATGGGTCACGGGCAGGTTAATTATGGCCTTGGTTTCTCACTGGCAGCCGGAAACTCAATCGGTGGCTGGATAGGCAGTCATCTGGCCGTGAAAAAAGGCCATGACTGGATCCGGAAAATCGTTTTCCTCATGGTCCTGGTTTTTGCTGTTAAACTGCTTGTGTGGTGATAAAAAGTCGTTATAAATTCTACTTGTATTAGCCTGAAAAGTATGATTCTGATAGCTGAATTATGGTGCTGCGGAAAAAGAAAATGGAGACAGATCGATTATGCTGTCCATCTATTCTCTGCATCTGGAGCGAAGCGGCCGGTGAACACAGGGGGGAAGAAAAGCCACGCACACCCCCCGCGGTTTGACAGATTATTTCGCCGCATCCATCATGATTTCAGATAGAATATTATTTACCTGTTTCCATTATTACAATGGTCGTCCTCAACTTTTTCTGTTTCAGGGAAATTGATAAGGTTGTTTAGATATGTCAAGGACATCCCCAACTTTCTTTGCTGAGAATTTACTGGGTTGTTGCACTGGACAAGCCGGGTTCCGTATAGACGTTTCTGTAACTGAGCTCGGTGTATTAATGCACTGATAAGTGCTAACCCGGAGTGGGTTGATAGACTTTCGTTTCCCTCTTTGATTGTGTAAACGATCGGCATATAGTTGCACTTTTCAAATAAAATTTGTTTTTAGAAGCCGTATTTTATAAAAATATCAATATAATAAACATATTAAAGCAGATTTGATGCCACTTTTCCTGGATAAATTAAAACTAATCATTCCTTTAATAAAAGACTATTGTACAGGGAAGTACCGCAAAATTCCTTTTCTGTCCATCCTGGGGATTTTTTTGGCAATTCTCTATATAATCAATCCATTAGATCTTATTCCTGATTATTTGTTGGGAATTGGCCAAATTGATGATGCTGCGGTTATGGCCCTTTGCTTGTTTTTACTGGACAGGGATTTGGAAGAATATAAAGAATGGAAAATAAGTCATCCATCAGGGGGTAAATCATGATAAAAAAATACCTCTCCATGCTCAGCTCACGGGATTAATATTTGATTCTCTCTGTTGGAAATCCGTTCAGAACTGACACATCGACAATAAGAACAATAGTTGCCCACTTTTTCAAACCGGGTAATGATAGTGCCCATCGCCTGTTTTTCTATCATTTTGATCTGTTGTGATAACCGCTCAATAAGGTTGAGGTATCTTTGAGCCAAAAAGAAAAGGCCCGGATTGGAAAATAACTGCCCCAGGCTCTCTTCGGTCAGTTTCTTGATATTGTTTACGGGCATCCGGCTCCCTGTATTTCTGGTAATCATGCTTTGAAATCTGAGGATATCTGCGGTTTGCTGTCTGGCAAACAACATCCTTCGTCGCAGCAAATCTCTTATGGCTCGGGTTTCTTGGGATAGATATAGCCTTGCGGCAAAATGCCAAGCTTGAGCATATGGGCCAATCATAAGGCCTTCCACTTGTCATCGCTATACTTTATCCCTTCGTACTGTTTAATCGCCGCAGGATTGGCAAGAAGAACATTGTAACCATGTTCCCGCCATCCATCCACAAGCCAATGCCAGTTATAGGCGGATTCGACACAGAGTTCCATCGAGCACCTCCTGTAACGTCGTATAATTAACTAATATGCTGGTTTTGATAATTATACTTTCGGGGGGTGTTTTTTTTAAACTTTTCAGGCTGTAGTGACACTTAGGGCTCACTCAAAAATAACTTCACATTTTAAGCGCCGATGCATCCTGT encodes:
- the rnk gene encoding nucleoside diphosphate kinase regulator — protein: MNDRTIYITKFDLERLEQLLEKEMTFDSRDRLDLEELEKELSRGIVVDSKKVPANVVTMNSKVRLLDLDTNKEMVVTLVFPLSADIDRNRISIVSPVGTAILGYSAGDEVEWKVPAGIRRIRIEEILYQPEASGHYSI
- a CDS encoding sulfite exporter TauE/SafE family protein, coding for MVPDIAWQCPLLAAVGVVAGVLNVIAGGGSMLTLPLLIFMGLPSATANGTNRVAILCQNVVAVRGFRKQGVFPAKLAFLCTGPALVGSYFGARMAVNIDDQLFNRVLAVIMVGVLVLTLVDPARRWQIKACHMTPLRTGVLLLSFFGIGIYGGCVQAGVGFFIISALLVHGLDLVRINAVKVFVIVAFNIVALVVFMGHGQVNYGLGFSLAAGNSIGGWIGSHLAVKKGHDWIRKIVFLMVLVFAVKLLVW
- a CDS encoding DUF1232 domain-containing protein; this translates as MPLFLDKLKLIIPLIKDYCTGKYRKIPFLSILGIFLAILYIINPLDLIPDYLLGIGQIDDAAVMALCLFLLDRDLEEYKEWKISHPSGGKS